From the Acidobacteriota bacterium genome, one window contains:
- a CDS encoding ATP-binding protein gives MTLRLKILTYLIALHLLLGVAVYFLAKSSPWWVVGAEITLVISVVVFYRLLRAFLLPLDMIRTGTELIREREFGSYFRHVRHPEMDQLIDIYNRMVDQLREERLKLEEQNLFLEKVMEASPAGVITLDLDQKIQQLNSAAERLLGDRRKEWIGAHLSQLPGVFANELLSLGDGGSTVVQLHGRRRLRIRRASFYDRGVQRIFYLLEELTDELQASEKGAYDKLIRMMSHEVNNSVGVVKSLLESCGHYRDQLRDDDRPDYDRAIEVAVNRLLNLSSFMNGLAAVVRVPPPDCHPCDVVALIQDIVSLISPEIVQRNIRLEWNPPANLPVIDLDKNQIEQVLVNVLRNALEAMGEGGTLTIGLDRERGRTVLAVRDSGPGIEADVATEIFTPFFSTKRDGQGIGLTLSREILSQHGYDFSLANHRDGGAEFRIVFSAR, from the coding sequence ATGACTCTCCGCCTCAAAATATTGACCTATCTCATCGCCCTGCATCTGCTGCTGGGCGTTGCCGTCTATTTCCTGGCCAAGAGCTCGCCGTGGTGGGTCGTCGGCGCGGAGATCACTCTGGTGATCTCGGTGGTCGTGTTCTATCGACTTCTAAGGGCATTCCTCTTGCCGCTCGACATGATCCGGACCGGAACGGAATTGATCCGCGAACGAGAGTTTGGATCGTACTTTCGACACGTCCGCCACCCGGAGATGGATCAGCTGATCGACATCTACAATCGAATGGTGGATCAGCTTCGAGAAGAACGACTAAAACTCGAGGAGCAGAATCTCTTCCTGGAGAAGGTGATGGAGGCATCGCCTGCCGGTGTGATCACCCTCGATCTGGATCAAAAAATCCAGCAATTGAACAGTGCTGCCGAACGCTTGCTTGGCGATCGACGCAAGGAGTGGATCGGCGCCCATCTATCCCAGCTTCCGGGGGTGTTTGCCAACGAGTTGCTGTCCCTGGGCGACGGTGGTTCGACGGTGGTCCAGCTTCACGGTCGACGCCGCTTGCGAATCCGCAGGGCGTCGTTCTACGACCGCGGCGTTCAACGGATCTTCTACCTGCTCGAGGAGTTGACCGATGAACTGCAGGCATCCGAGAAGGGCGCGTACGACAAGCTTATCCGGATGATGTCCCACGAGGTCAACAACTCGGTGGGTGTCGTCAAGTCGTTGCTGGAGTCGTGCGGGCACTACCGCGACCAGCTTCGCGACGACGATCGTCCTGACTACGATCGAGCCATCGAGGTGGCCGTCAATCGGCTCCTGAATCTGAGCTCGTTCATGAACGGTCTGGCAGCGGTCGTACGGGTTCCTCCTCCGGATTGCCATCCGTGCGATGTGGTCGCCCTGATACAGGACATCGTAAGCCTGATCTCGCCGGAGATCGTGCAACGTAATATTCGTCTCGAGTGGAATCCCCCGGCGAATCTTCCGGTCATCGACCTCGACAAGAACCAGATCGAGCAGGTGCTGGTCAACGTTCTTCGGAATGCGTTGGAGGCCATGGGCGAGGGCGGGACTCTGACGATCGGACTTGATCGTGAGCGGGGACGCACGGTTCTGGCCGTCCGTGACAGCGGTCCCGGCATCGAGGCAGACGTCGCGACCGAGATCTTTACCCCGTTCTTCTCGACGAAACGTGACGGGCAGGGAATCGGTCTGACCTTGAGTAGAGAGATTCTCTCCCAGCACGGCTACGATTTTTCGCTGGCCAACCATCGCGACGGTGGCGCGGAATTCAGGATCGTGTTCAGCGCGAGATAG
- a CDS encoding sigma-54 dependent transcriptional regulator, which yields MTNRLSILIVDDDESVTATLSMLLKQNGHLSKTASNPTDALAVLSDGDVDLVLQDMNFSRATTGEEGMELLREIKSMRPHLPVILITAWGSIALAVEGVKAGASDFVTKPWSNQHLLRSIETAVHLAEGVGETDQDQTPPRREDLDRQFDFSGLMGNDPQLRRILDLIGRVGPTDASVLVTGESGTGKELVAEALHRNSRRSDGPFVKVNLGGVSSTLFESEMFGHVRGAFTDARSDRSGRFEVAQAGTIFLDEIGELDLASQVKLLRVLQDRTYEVLGSSRTRTVDVRVISATNRDLALAVHEGGFREDLLYRLNLISIKLPALRERAGDIPLLARHFLDGCATAYGRGALALTDAATRWLQRQRWPGNVRQLKQTIERAVLVVDGDRIEQSDFETLACLEAGESARGTLPAPGSMTLNQLEREMISSCMQHYDGNISHVAEALGLSRAALYRRLEKYGLSLPG from the coding sequence ATTACGAATAGGCTTTCCATCCTGATCGTCGACGATGACGAGTCGGTGACCGCCACGCTCAGCATGCTGCTGAAGCAGAACGGTCACCTGTCGAAGACCGCTTCGAACCCCACGGACGCCCTGGCGGTTCTGAGCGACGGCGACGTCGATCTTGTACTGCAAGACATGAATTTCTCGCGGGCGACAACCGGCGAGGAGGGCATGGAACTCCTCCGCGAGATCAAGTCCATGCGTCCCCACCTTCCCGTCATCCTGATCACCGCGTGGGGGTCGATCGCCCTGGCCGTCGAAGGGGTCAAGGCCGGCGCCAGCGACTTCGTGACGAAACCGTGGTCCAACCAGCACCTTCTTCGCTCGATAGAGACGGCGGTCCATCTCGCCGAAGGTGTCGGGGAGACCGACCAGGATCAGACGCCGCCGCGGCGAGAGGATCTCGATCGCCAGTTCGATTTCTCCGGTCTGATGGGGAACGATCCGCAGTTACGCCGCATCCTCGATCTGATCGGGAGGGTTGGGCCGACCGACGCATCCGTCCTGGTCACCGGGGAATCGGGGACCGGCAAGGAGTTAGTCGCCGAGGCGCTCCACCGGAACAGCCGACGGAGCGACGGACCGTTCGTCAAGGTCAACCTGGGCGGCGTTTCATCGACGCTGTTCGAAAGTGAGATGTTCGGGCATGTGCGGGGCGCGTTTACGGATGCGCGCTCCGATCGATCCGGAAGGTTCGAGGTGGCTCAGGCCGGGACGATCTTCCTCGACGAGATCGGCGAACTTGACCTTGCGTCGCAGGTGAAACTGCTTCGAGTCTTGCAGGATCGGACTTACGAGGTCCTCGGGTCCAGCCGGACCCGTACCGTGGACGTCCGGGTGATCTCTGCGACGAATCGGGACCTGGCACTGGCCGTCCACGAGGGCGGTTTTCGTGAGGACCTGCTGTATCGGTTGAACCTGATATCGATCAAGCTACCGGCCCTCCGTGAGCGCGCAGGCGATATCCCGTTGTTGGCTCGGCACTTCCTCGACGGCTGTGCGACGGCCTACGGGCGCGGGGCACTAGCCCTGACCGACGCTGCCACACGTTGGCTTCAGCGGCAGCGCTGGCCCGGTAACGTTCGCCAGCTAAAGCAGACCATCGAACGCGCCGTACTCGTCGTCGATGGCGATCGGATTGAACAGTCGGACTTCGAGACGCTCGCATGTCTCGAGGCTGGAGAATCCGCACGGGGGACGCTTCCCGCACCGGGGTCGATGACGTTGAATCAACTTGAACGCGAGATGATCTCGAGTTGTATGCAGCACTACGACGGCAACATCTCTCACGTCGCAGAGGCTCTGGGCCTGTCCCGAGCCGCGCTCTATCGACGGCTCGAGAAGTACGGGCTGTCGCTGCCCGGATGA
- a CDS encoding patatin-like phospholipase family protein, with protein sequence MSQVKNELAFLLYGGGARAAYQAGYLRGLGRLLPDLRVDIIVGISAGAINAAGLASIPGNFRERTEELARLWSELTTSDVFDVRGYRLLRRSLHWILKLGGGGRFSDPRGLLDNSPLRALLSRVLPSEDGQLLGVTDKMDRGELHALAILASSYETGRSVSFVQGRELNGWQRPHRIGVSCEIGIRHVMASAALPFLFPAERVDGTWYGDGGMRLTTPLSPAIHLGADRILAISTRYDRSVEEAERPEIVGYPPPAQVAGVLLNSIFLDALDGDALRLERINSLLDGEQQKDLRPIDLRTTRPSVDLGILASAHEHDTPGALRFLARGTGTKETRSNDLLSLVLFEPSYLSEMIRVGEDDAAQNAEELVRFLAPTISR encoded by the coding sequence ATGTCTCAGGTGAAGAACGAACTCGCATTCTTGTTGTACGGCGGTGGTGCCCGGGCGGCCTACCAGGCGGGCTATCTTCGCGGACTGGGCCGGCTGTTACCCGACCTACGCGTGGATATTATCGTCGGGATTTCTGCAGGTGCTATCAATGCCGCAGGCCTGGCCTCCATCCCCGGAAATTTTCGTGAGCGGACAGAGGAACTCGCGCGACTGTGGTCCGAACTGACGACCTCTGACGTGTTTGACGTCCGGGGCTATCGACTCCTTCGACGTAGCCTGCATTGGATCCTCAAACTGGGTGGCGGCGGTCGCTTTTCTGACCCGCGCGGTCTTCTCGATAACAGTCCACTCCGCGCACTGCTATCTCGGGTGCTGCCAAGCGAAGATGGACAGCTTCTCGGCGTCACCGACAAGATGGACCGAGGCGAGCTACATGCCCTGGCCATTCTTGCCAGCTCCTACGAAACCGGTCGATCGGTCTCATTTGTTCAGGGGCGAGAACTGAATGGCTGGCAACGACCGCACCGGATCGGAGTGTCGTGCGAGATCGGCATCCGTCATGTCATGGCCTCGGCCGCACTACCGTTCCTGTTTCCCGCCGAGCGTGTGGACGGCACATGGTATGGCGACGGGGGAATGCGATTGACGACGCCGCTCTCTCCGGCGATTCATCTCGGTGCCGATCGGATCCTCGCCATCTCGACCCGATACGATCGATCTGTCGAGGAAGCCGAGCGCCCTGAAATCGTCGGATACCCCCCACCGGCACAGGTCGCCGGTGTTCTCCTCAATTCGATCTTTCTTGACGCGCTCGATGGCGACGCCCTGCGTCTCGAGCGTATCAACTCGCTGCTGGATGGCGAGCAACAGAAGGACCTTCGCCCGATCGATCTTCGAACGACACGACCGTCGGTCGATCTCGGAATTCTGGCAAGTGCCCATGAGCACGACACGCCCGGGGCCCTGCGGTTTCTCGCTCGCGGCACGGGCACCAAGGAGACACGATCCAACGATCTCCTCAGCCTGGTCCTGTTCGAACCCTCGTATCTTTCCGAAATGATCCGTGTTGGCGAAGACGACGCAGCACAGAACGCGGAAGAACTGGTCCGCTTCCTGGCGCCGACTATCTCGCGCTGA